One genomic segment of Pseudomonas chlororaphis subsp. aurantiaca includes these proteins:
- the rpmA gene encoding 50S ribosomal protein L27, whose translation MAHKKAGGSTRNGRDSEAKRLGVKMYGGQVIKAGNIIVRQRGTQFHAGYGVGMGKDHTLFAKIEGVIKFEVKGAFGRRYVSVVAA comes from the coding sequence ATGGCACACAAAAAAGCTGGTGGTAGTACCCGTAACGGTCGCGACTCAGAAGCCAAACGCCTTGGCGTGAAGATGTATGGCGGCCAGGTCATCAAGGCCGGCAACATCATCGTGCGTCAGCGCGGCACCCAATTCCACGCTGGCTACGGCGTTGGCATGGGTAAGGATCACACCCTCTTCGCGAAAATCGAAGGCGTGATCAAGTTTGAAGTAAAAGGCGCCTTCGGCCGTCGTTACGTGAGCGTTGTCGCAGCTTAA
- the proB gene encoding glutamate 5-kinase yields MRSKVTGAQRWVVKIGSALLTADGKGLDRAAMGVWVEQMVALHEAGVELVLVSSGAVAAGMSRLGWTARPSAMHELQAAAAIGQMGLVQAWESSFAEHGLHTAQILLTHDDLSDRKRYLNARSTLRALVELKVIPVINENDTVVTDEIRFGDNDTLAALVANLVEADLLVILTDRDGMFDADPRNNPDAQLIYEARADDPALDAVAGGTGGALGRGGMQTKLRAARLAARSGAHTIIVGGRLERVLDRLKAGERLGTLLSPERGMLAARKQWLAGHLQTRGTLVLDDGAVSALSQGNKSLLPVGVKLVQGSFRRGEMVVCVAPDGREIARGLANYSALEAQKIIGQSSDAIVGLLGYMAEPELVHRDNLILV; encoded by the coding sequence ATGCGGAGTAAGGTGACAGGTGCGCAGCGCTGGGTCGTGAAGATCGGCAGCGCGCTGCTGACGGCGGACGGCAAAGGGCTGGATCGCGCGGCAATGGGAGTTTGGGTCGAGCAGATGGTGGCCTTGCATGAGGCTGGCGTCGAGCTGGTATTGGTTTCCTCCGGCGCGGTCGCCGCCGGCATGAGTCGCCTGGGCTGGACCGCACGACCGAGTGCGATGCATGAGCTGCAGGCGGCCGCGGCCATTGGCCAGATGGGCCTGGTGCAGGCCTGGGAGTCGAGCTTTGCCGAGCACGGCTTGCACACCGCGCAGATCCTGCTGACCCATGACGACCTGTCCGATCGCAAGCGCTACCTGAACGCCCGCAGCACCTTGCGTGCGCTGGTGGAGCTCAAGGTGATTCCGGTCATCAATGAAAACGACACCGTGGTTACCGATGAGATCCGCTTCGGCGACAACGACACCCTGGCGGCCCTGGTGGCCAACCTGGTCGAGGCCGATCTGCTGGTGATTCTCACCGACCGCGACGGCATGTTCGATGCCGATCCGCGTAACAATCCCGACGCCCAGCTGATTTACGAGGCGCGTGCCGACGATCCGGCGCTGGACGCGGTGGCGGGCGGTACCGGTGGTGCGCTGGGGCGTGGCGGCATGCAGACCAAGCTGCGCGCGGCGCGTCTGGCGGCCCGTTCCGGGGCGCACACCATCATTGTCGGTGGGCGTCTGGAGCGGGTGCTGGATCGCCTCAAGGCGGGCGAGCGCCTGGGTACCTTGCTGTCACCCGAGCGCGGCATGCTGGCGGCGCGCAAGCAATGGCTGGCTGGGCACCTGCAAACCCGTGGCACCCTGGTGCTGGATGATGGTGCTGTGTCGGCCTTGTCCCAAGGTAACAAGAGCTTGCTGCCGGTGGGGGTCAAGCTGGTTCAGGGTAGCTTCCGTCGTGGCGAAATGGTGGTGTGCGTGGCGCCGGACGGGCGTGAAATCGCTCGCGGCCTGGCCAACTACAGCGCTCTGGAAGCGCAGAAAATCATCGGTCAGTCCTCTGACGCGATTGTCGGTTTGTTGGGGTACATGGCTGAGCCCGAGCTGGTTCACCGTGACAAC
- the rplU gene encoding 50S ribosomal protein L21 yields MYAVIVTGGKQYKVAEGEYLKIEKLEIATGESVTFDRVLLVANGDDVSIGAPVVAGATVKAEVISQGRHDKVRIIKFRRRKHHMKRMGHRQWFTEIKITGIQA; encoded by the coding sequence ATGTACGCAGTAATCGTTACCGGCGGTAAGCAATACAAGGTCGCTGAAGGTGAATACCTGAAGATCGAAAAACTGGAAATCGCCACTGGCGAATCCGTGACTTTTGACCGCGTTCTGTTGGTTGCCAATGGCGACGACGTGAGCATCGGTGCACCTGTTGTTGCTGGCGCAACTGTCAAGGCTGAAGTGATCTCCCAAGGTCGTCACGATAAAGTCCGCATCATCAAGTTCCGTCGCCGTAAGCACCACATGAAGCGTATGGGCCACCGCCAGTGGTTCACCGAGATCAAAATCACCGGTATTCAGGCTTAA
- a CDS encoding PA4570 family protein, translating to MTYLIDAWLDRPHPYLRILHRETGEVCAVLEEEALNELQDQGDLDLNGLSSSEPVVLKELVRNLFLFCYARALRPAGTAEGQGLSAKIRL from the coding sequence ATGACTTATTTGATCGACGCATGGCTGGACCGCCCACACCCTTACCTGCGAATCCTGCATCGGGAAACCGGGGAAGTCTGTGCGGTACTGGAAGAAGAAGCCTTGAACGAGCTGCAGGACCAGGGCGACCTGGACCTCAACGGCCTGAGCTCCAGCGAGCCAGTGGTGCTCAAGGAACTGGTGCGCAATCTGTTTCTGTTCTGCTATGCACGGGCCTTGCGCCCCGCCGGAACAGCCGAAGGGCAAGGCCTGAGCGCAAAAATACGTCTATGA
- the cgtA gene encoding Obg family GTPase CgtA, translating into MKFVDEVSIRVKAGDGGNGCMSFRREKFIENGGPNGGDGGDGGSIYMIADENLNTLVDYRYTRHFDAERGSNGGSTDCTGKKGEDLELRVPVGTTVIDAGTQEVIGDLTKAGQRLLVVQGGWHGLGNTRFKSSTNRAPRQTTPGKPGEQRDLKLELKVLADVGLLGLPNAGKSTFIRSVSAAKPKVADYPFTTLVPNLGVVSVDRWKSFVIADIPGLIEGASDGAGLGIRFLKHLARTRLLLHLVDMAPLDESSPADAAEVIVNELTKFSPSLAERDRWLVLNKCDQILEEEHEARVKEIVDRLEWTGPVYVISAISKDGTERLSRDIMRYLEDRADRLAADPAYADELAELDQRIEDEARAQLQALDDQRALRRSGVKSVHDIGDDDWDEEDVDDEDGPEIIYVRD; encoded by the coding sequence ATGAAGTTCGTTGATGAAGTTTCGATCCGAGTAAAAGCTGGCGACGGCGGCAATGGTTGCATGAGTTTCCGTCGAGAAAAGTTCATCGAAAACGGTGGTCCGAACGGTGGTGACGGTGGTGACGGCGGCTCGATCTACATGATCGCCGACGAAAACCTCAACACTCTGGTGGACTACCGCTACACCCGCCATTTCGATGCCGAGCGCGGCTCCAATGGCGGCAGTACCGATTGCACTGGCAAGAAAGGTGAGGATCTCGAGCTGCGCGTACCGGTCGGCACCACGGTGATCGACGCCGGTACCCAGGAAGTGATCGGTGACCTGACCAAGGCTGGTCAGCGTTTGCTGGTGGTGCAGGGCGGCTGGCACGGTCTGGGTAACACCCGTTTCAAATCCAGTACCAACCGCGCGCCGCGCCAGACCACTCCGGGCAAGCCGGGTGAACAGCGTGACCTCAAGCTGGAGCTGAAAGTGCTGGCGGACGTCGGTCTGCTGGGCTTGCCGAATGCCGGCAAGAGCACCTTCATCCGTTCGGTGTCCGCGGCCAAGCCGAAAGTGGCCGACTATCCGTTCACGACCCTGGTGCCGAACCTGGGCGTGGTCAGTGTCGACCGCTGGAAGAGCTTCGTGATCGCCGACATTCCAGGTCTGATCGAGGGCGCTTCGGATGGTGCGGGCCTGGGTATCCGTTTCCTCAAGCACCTGGCGCGTACCCGTCTGCTGCTGCACCTCGTGGACATGGCGCCGCTGGATGAAAGCAGCCCGGCCGATGCCGCGGAAGTGATCGTCAACGAGCTGACCAAGTTCAGCCCGTCCCTGGCTGAGCGTGATCGCTGGCTGGTGCTGAACAAGTGCGACCAGATCCTCGAGGAGGAGCATGAGGCGCGGGTCAAGGAGATCGTCGATCGCCTGGAGTGGACCGGTCCGGTGTACGTGATCTCGGCCATTTCCAAGGACGGTACCGAGCGCCTGAGCCGCGACATCATGCGTTATCTGGAAGATCGTGCCGATCGTCTGGCCGCCGACCCGGCTTATGCCGACGAGTTGGCCGAGCTCGATCAGCGCATCGAGGATGAGGCGCGTGCCCAGCTGCAGGCTCTGGATGACCAGCGTGCCCTGCGCCGCAGCGGCGTGAAGAGCGTGCATGACATCGGCGACGATGACTGGGACGAAGAAGATGTGGATGACGAAGATGGTCCGGAAATCATTTACGTCCGCGACTGA
- a CDS encoding zinc ribbon domain-containing protein YjdM: protein MSTLPPCPKCNSEYTYEDGAQLVCPECAHEWSANGEAEAASAETVKKDSVGNVLQDGDTITVIKDLKVKGTSLVVKVGTKVKNIRLCDGDHDIDCKIDGIGPMKLKSEFVRKV, encoded by the coding sequence GTGAGCACGTTGCCACCCTGCCCGAAATGCAATTCCGAATACACTTATGAAGACGGCGCCCAACTGGTCTGCCCGGAATGCGCCCACGAATGGTCCGCCAACGGCGAAGCCGAGGCCGCATCCGCTGAAACCGTGAAAAAGGACTCTGTCGGCAACGTCCTGCAGGACGGCGACACCATCACCGTGATCAAGGATCTCAAGGTCAAGGGCACCTCGCTGGTGGTCAAGGTCGGCACCAAGGTCAAGAACATCCGCCTGTGCGATGGCGACCACGACATCGATTGCAAGATCGACGGTATCGGCCCGATGAAACTCAAGTCCGAGTTCGTCCGCAAGGTCTGA
- a CDS encoding polyprenyl synthetase family protein, protein MQPQAFYRAVADDFSAVDGIIKKQLTSRVPLVSKIGDYITSAGGKRLRPLLVLLCGKALGREGDDLRLLAATIEFLHTATLLHDDVVDMSGMRRGRSTANAMWGNAPSVLVGDFLYSRSFEMMVELGSMPVMKILSQATRIIAEGEVLQLSKVRDASTTEETYMEVIRGKTAMLFEASTHSAAALAGATEEQSEALRTFGDHLGVAFQLVDDLLDYRGDAETLGKNVGDDLAEGKPTLPLIYTMREGTPEQAALVRQAIQKGGIEDLESIRAAVEASGSLDYTAQLARDYVARAIACLEALPPSEYRDALVELSEFAVARTH, encoded by the coding sequence ATGCAACCCCAAGCTTTCTACCGCGCGGTGGCGGACGATTTTAGCGCCGTCGACGGCATCATCAAGAAGCAGCTGACCTCCCGAGTGCCGCTGGTATCGAAAATCGGCGACTACATCACCTCGGCCGGGGGTAAGCGCCTGCGTCCTTTATTGGTGCTGCTGTGTGGCAAGGCCCTGGGTCGCGAAGGCGACGACCTGCGCCTGCTGGCCGCCACCATCGAATTCCTGCACACCGCCACCCTGCTGCATGACGACGTGGTCGACATGTCCGGCATGCGCCGTGGCCGCTCGACCGCCAACGCCATGTGGGGCAATGCCCCGAGCGTGCTGGTGGGCGACTTCCTGTACTCGCGCTCCTTCGAGATGATGGTCGAGCTGGGCTCGATGCCGGTGATGAAGATCCTTTCGCAAGCCACCCGCATCATCGCCGAAGGCGAAGTGTTGCAGCTGTCGAAAGTCCGTGACGCCAGCACCACCGAAGAAACCTACATGGAAGTCATCCGCGGCAAGACCGCGATGCTCTTTGAAGCCTCGACCCACAGCGCCGCCGCCCTGGCCGGCGCCACCGAAGAGCAGAGCGAAGCCCTGCGCACCTTCGGCGATCACCTGGGCGTGGCCTTCCAACTGGTGGACGACCTGCTCGACTACCGTGGCGACGCGGAAACCCTGGGCAAGAACGTCGGCGACGATCTGGCCGAAGGCAAGCCGACCCTGCCGCTGATCTACACCATGCGCGAAGGCACGCCGGAACAGGCTGCCCTGGTACGCCAGGCGATCCAGAAAGGCGGTATCGAAGACCTGGAAAGCATCCGTGCGGCCGTGGAAGCCTCCGGCTCCCTGGACTACACCGCGCAACTGGCCCGCGACTATGTCGCTCGCGCCATCGCCTGCCTGGAAGCCCTGCCGCCGAGCGAATACCGCGACGCGCTGGTGGAACTGAGCGAATTCGCGGTAGCCCGCACCCACTAA